One stretch of Carassius carassius chromosome 18, fCarCar2.1, whole genome shotgun sequence DNA includes these proteins:
- the LOC132091931 gene encoding B2 bradykinin receptor-like, producing the protein MELNSSNLPCNDTVAWIWLSSLQPPFLALISILGVVGNILVLCVFCLQRKPCTVADVYLGNLAAADLIMVLCLPFWTVTIAHGYQWNFGQLLCKVINTAISMNYYCSILFLVLVSMDRYLALAKPMNPSKLRCPRWAKRICVVIWVVGFMFSLPVLLFRRVGSFPLIGVDACYLEYPHPAWVLQWNLTKNFIGFLVPLPIISLCTFHTVKALKNRGLVIQPRVQMERKATRLVLAVLVVFLLCWTPFQLFRFLDTLHYFQLFSGCLWEDILQIGNQLATYLGYSNSAINPFLYVIVGSHFRKRAQGVFQGLLCSRRKSNSSVLLNVSVISKCSNSVKDNRITPVELRAVYPPIKPHMMCRSF; encoded by the coding sequence ATGGAACTAAATTCATCAAACCTCCCCTGCAATGACACAGTCGCCTGGATATGGCTGTCGTCTCTCCAGCCTCCATTCCTGGCTCTTATCAGCATCCTGGGAGTGGTGGGGAACATTCTGGTCCTCTGCGTGTTCTGCCTCCAGCGGAAGCCGTGCACCGTAGCTGATGTGTATCTAGGCAACCTGGCAGCTGCAGACCTCATTATGGTCCTCTGTTTGCCCTTCTGGACGGTCACCATCGCTCATGGCTATCAGTGGAACTTTGGTCAGCTGCTCTGCAAGGTGATCAACACTGCCATTTCGATGAACTACTACTGCAGCATACTCTTCCTAGTGTTGGTCAGCATGGACCGCTACCTCGCCTTGGCCAAACCCATGAATCCCAGTAAGCTCAGATGCCCAAGATGGGCCAAGCGTATCTGTGTGGTAATTTGGGTGGTAGGATTCATGTTCAGCCTCCCAGTTCTGCTCTTCCGAAGAGTAGGTTCCTTTCCACTCATAGGGGTGGATGCCTGTTACCTAGAATACCCTCATCCAGCCTGGGTGCTCCAATGGAACCTCACGAAAAACTTTATAGGATTCCTGGTTCCGTTGCCAATTATTTCACTTTGTACTTTTCACACAGTCAAAGCGCTTAAAAACCGTGGTCTGGTGATTCAACCGAGAGTTCAAATGGAGAGGAAGGCCACTCGGCTGGTTCTGGCGGTCCTCGTCGTGTTTCTCCTCTGCTGGACACCCTTTCAGTTGTTCCGGTTTCTAGACACTCTTCACTACTTTCAGCTCTTTTCTGGGTGTCTCTGGGAGGACATATTGCAAATAGGCAACCAGCTGGCTACTTATTTAGGGTATAGCAATAGCGCAATAAACCCTTTCTTGTACGTCATTGTAGGGAGCCACTTCAGGAAGAGAGCCCAAGGAGTTTTTCAGGGTCTCTTGTGTTCTAGACGGAAGAGCAACTCCTCTGTGCTCTTAAATGTTTCTGTTATCAGCAAGTGCAGTAACAGTGTTAAAGATAACAGAATAACACCGGTGGAACTGAGAGCTGTATATCCACCCATCAAACCTCACATGATGTGTAGATCATTTTGA
- the LOC132092669 gene encoding uncharacterized protein C14orf132-like → MDLSFMAAQIPVMTGAFMDSSPHDDYSMDHSLFNSSASVHAAALAAHNQQEEQQPMSRDAIWLWIAITATIGNIIVVGVVYAFTF, encoded by the coding sequence ATCCCTGTGATGACAGGAGCCTTCATGGACTCTTCGCCTCACGATGACTACAGCATGGATCACTCTCTCTTCAACTCCTCTGCTAGCGTCCACGCCGCCGCTCTGGCAGCTCACAACCAACAGGAGGAGCAGCAGCCCATGTCCCGGGACGCCATCTGGCTGTGGATCGCCATCACCGCCACCATCGGGAACATCATAGTGGTTGGCGTCGTCTACGCCTTCACGTTCTGA